TCCTTCACTAGTTCGAGTAGTTCAGGGTACTTGCCGAAGAAGTGCGAGCGCAGGAACGCGCCGTCCTTGGCCTTGAAGGTCTGGAAGTCGCCATCGACGCACTCTTCCATGCGCCGCAGCAGCAGGCCGGTATGATCTTTTTCGAATAGTGCATCCCAGTCCGCGCCCCAGATGACCTTGATGACGTTCCAGCCAGCACCACGGAAGACGCCTTCAAGTTCGTCGATGATGCGCTTGTTGCCGCGCACCGGGCCATCGAGCCGCTGCAGGTTGCAGTTGACCACGAAGATCAGGTTGTCGAGCTTCTCGCGTGCGCCGAGCGAGATTGCGCCGAGCGTATCAACTTCATCCGTCTCGCCGTCGCCGAGGAAGGCCCAGACCTTGCGGTCGGTGTGCTTCAGCAGGCCACGGTTTTCGAGATAACGCATGAAGCGTGCCTGATAGATGGCGTTCAGCGGTCCGATACCCATCGAGACGGTGGGGAAGTTCCAGAAGTCCGGCATCAGCCATGGGTGCGGATACGATGACAGGCCTGGCGTCTCGCGCAGCTCGTGGCGGAAGTTCTTCAGGCGATTGTCGTCGAAGCGGCCCTCAAGATAGGCGCGGCCATAGACTCCGGGCGAGGCGTGGCCCTGAAAGTAGACGAAGTCGCCCGGCTCGTCGCCGTATTTGGCGTGGAAGAAGTGGTTGAAGCCTACCTCGAGCAGCGTGGCCAGCGAGGAGTAGGTCGAGATGTGCCCGCCGATGCCTGCGTCCTTTTTGTTCTGCCCATGGACCATCGCCATGGCGTTCCAGCGAATGAGCGCCTCGATGCGCTTTTCGAGCTTGCGGTCGCCGGGGTAGGGGACTTCGTCGTGCCTGGGGATCGTGTTGCGATAGGGCGTTACCGTCTCGCTGGGGGTGGGCACGCCGGCCTCGCGCGCTCGTTGGCGGAGCGTGCTCAAAAGGGCCGCACCATGCTCCCAGTTGTCCGCGACGACGTCGTCAAACGCCTCAATCCACTCGGACATCTCCTCGGTAAAATCCTGTGCAGCCGGAGTCTCCAACTTCGTTGTCATAACTGATCCTTATGCCCCCATATCGCGGTCTGTATTTAAGATAAATCTTCATACGAGGAACGTCATCTCCCTGCCAATAACCGCACAGACTGGTTACGGGCGTGTAACGGGCCTGGCTTTTGACACTCGAAGTAAAATTTCCAAAGCCTGCATCCGAACTTTAGGGGCGAGATAGGGAAGTTCCATGCTGCTGCTCTGGAAACACTTTGCCATCGCCTTCAGCGCTCTGCTGCCGCTGGTGAACCCGCTTGGCTCCGCGTTGATCTTTCTGGGGCTTGTGGGTGACGCGCCGCCGCCTGTCTTTCGCGCTCTGGCTCGCCGCATCGCCATCAACACGGTCATCTTCTTCGCCATTGTCGACCTGGTGGGCTCGACGATTCTCGACTTCTTCGGGATCTCGCTGCCGATTGTGGAGTTCTCCGGCGGCATCGTGATCGCGGCCATCGCGTGGACGATGCTGAACCAGAGCGATCCTTCTCCAGACACGGAGAAGGTGCAGGCCGCGGTGCAGATCCAGGCCAGCGACGTGGAAGGGAAGCTGTTGCAAAAGAGTTTTTATCCATTTACGTTTCCCATTACAGTTGGCCCGGGATGCATCGTCGTGATGCTAACCCTAAGCGCGCACCTTCCCCAGCACCCGCTTACCGACTCAGTCTTTGCGCATGCAGGCCTGATGCTCGCCGTCGTGCTTCTTAGTGCGACTGTCTATTTTTGCTACGCCTACGCACCACGCCTCACCCGGGCCATCTCACCTTCGACGGCACACGGCATTCTGCGCGTCATCTCCTTTATCCTGCTTTGCATCGGAGTGCAGATTGCCTGGAACGGGCTGGAGCCGCTGCTGAGAAGCGTTTTGCACAAGTAAGATTGGATTGAGTTATGGATACCTCCGCGCCGCTGATCGCCGTTGTTGAAGACGAGGAACACCTCGCACAGGGGCTGCTCTTTAACTTGCAGGCCGATGGCTACCGCACACGTCACGAGGCCGACGGCGATGCGGCGCTTGCCTGGCTGATGAATCCGGACGAAGAGATTGCGGCTGTGATTCTGGATTGCATGCTGCCGGGAACCGATGGCTTTGAAATCGCCCGCGCGCTGCGGAGGGCACAGCGTTACACTCCAATACTGATGCTGACTGCGCGAAGCCGGCCCGAGGATATTCTCGAAGGCATCGAGGCGGGTGCCGACGACTACCTTCCCAAGCCGTTCGATCTGAATATCCTGCTCGTTCGGCTCAAGTCGCTTCTGCGCCGTACCGCATGGCACAGCGCAGCCATTGTGGAACAGCAGGCGCCGCCAGACGAGTACGCCTTCAACCATCGGACTATTCGTTTCGACACGCTTGAGCTCATCGCGCCCAACCGCATGACGCACCTGACGGTGATGGAGGCCGACCTGCTCCGCCACTTCACAAGCCACCAGGGTGAGATTGTCTCGCGCAAGGACATTCTCGAACAGGTGTGGCGCGTTCATGAAGACACCGATACGCGGGCCATCGACAACTTCATCGTCCGCCTGCGCCGCTATATCGAAGACGACCCCGCCCAGCCGAAGCACCTTGTCACCGTGCGTGGCATCGGGTATCGGTTTTTGCCGAATCCATAAAAGCGCGCAGGAATCCAATGGATGTTGCCGGTGAGGCTTCTGCTCGCTTCTCCCGGCCGCGAACAGCCTCGCTCCGCTATAAACTAAATCTGCACGTTCATGCGCATCTTTACCCGCTACATCCTCCGCGAAGTCACCTCGCACGCTCTGCTCGGAGGAGCGCTGTTCACCTTTGTCATCCTGATGCGCGACCTCGGCAAGGTGCTCGACCTTGTGGTGCGCGACTCCGCTTCGTTCGGCGACGTGCTGCGCATCATCGCCTATACGCTACCCCCTGCGTTGACCGTCACGATCCCGATGGCTGTGCTGGTCGGCATCCTGCTCGGTCTCTCGCGGCTCGCTGCCGACAGCGAAATCACCGCGATGCGCGCCAGTGGCATGGGCGCGCTCGACTTTGTCGGCATCGTCTCAATCGTCTCTGCCGTCGGGCTTGCCCTGAGCCTTTTCAACTCGCTCTACCTTGCGCCGCGTGCGGCGTCCGGGCTCATCTCGATGGGAGAAACGCTCAAAAACTCGCAGGCGTCGTTCGAGGTCCAGCCGCGCGTCTTCTATGAAGACTTCAAAAACTACGTTCTCTACATGCAGGATGTAACGCCAGGCGCTGGTGCGGCCAAGTGGCGGCACGTTTTTCTCGCCGACCTCACCCAGCCGGCGACGCCTCACATCACGACCGCTGACAGCGCCATCGTGGTTGCCGGTGCGCCTAATTCTCCCGATGCGCAGACTATCCGGCTGCATCTGCTGAATGGAGGGCAGCACGAGATATCGCCAACGAACCCGGCACAATACGACATCTCCACCTTCAGCTCGATGGACATTCCCATCCAGACAGAGGCGCCGGGCGACACGCATCTGGGTCGTCTCGACACGCCCATCGTCGCGCTCTCTCTGCCCGAGCTTTGGCGCCGCGGCCGTGCGTATGATGCGAGCAACCCGGACCATCCACCGTCTATCTACCGCATCCAGTTCAACAAGCGGTTTTCGTACCCGTTTGCCTGTCTCGTTCTGATGCTGATCGGCGTGCCTCTCGGCCTCGCCTCGAAGCGTGGAGGCAAATCCACCGGCTTTGTCCTCACGATCGTTCTCGTCTTTATCTACTACTTTCTCTCGTCGGTCGGAGAGGCGTTTGCTAAATCAGGAAGGCTGTCGCCGTTTCTGGGCATATGGGGTGCGAACCTCATCTTCGCTGCTGCGGGCGCGTTCTTTCTGTATCAGATGTCGCGCGGCGGCGTTGCGCTTGGCGTCTTCGCCAGCATCGGCGCATGGCTCAGCAACCTCGCTACCCGGCTGACCAGCGGCGCAGGCCCAGACAGTCTCGCCAGCCGCCTGACACCCGATGTCGCTACGTTGCTTCGCCGCTTCCGCAGCACCTTCCGCGTACAGTTTCCACTGCTGCTCGACGACTACGTCATGCGCGAGTACGCCACGAACTTCGGCCTCGTGCTCTTTTCTTTCTCCACGCTATTCGTCATCTTCACTTTCTTCGAGCTGATCGGCGACATCTTCCGCAATCGCACGCCACTGGTCACGGTTGGCGAATACCTCATCAATCTCATTCCGTTCATCCTCTACAACGTCACTCCGCTTTGCGCTCTCGTTGCCGTGCTCATCACGTTTGGCGCGCTCAGCCGCACGTCGGAGATGACGGCGATGAAGTCCTCGGGCATCAGTCTCTACCGCATCATCACGCCAGTGCTTGTGACGACGCTGCTGATCTCCGCAACGCTCTTCGCCTTCGACGAGCTTTACCTTCCTGCTGCCAATCGCCGCCAGGAAGCGTTGCGCTCGATCATCAAGGACAAGCCGGCACAGACATTTCTGCGCCCCGACATCAACTGGATATCCGGCGAGACGACACATAACGGCGACCCCTCGCGCATCTTCTACTACCAGTTCTTCAACGCGGACAAAGACAGTTTCGCCAACATCACCGTCTTCGAGTTCGACCCCAACACCTTCGCGCTGGTGAAGCGCATCTTCGCTACTTCGGCCAACTGGGACCCGCGGGTGAATAGCTGGGTCTTTGTGAATGGGTGGGAACGCACCTTCTCTGGTGAGACCGTCTCCAACTACCAGCCGTTCACCGTCACCACGTTCCCTGAGGTCAAAGAGCAGCCCTCGTACTTCAAAAAGGAGTTCCTGCCTTCGCAGGAGATGTCCTACGCGGAGCTCTCGCACTACATTGACGACCTGCGCCAGTCTGGCTTCAACACGCGGCAGCTCAGCGTGCAGCTCAACAAGAAGCTGGCGTATCCGCTCATCACGCTGGTGATGGCAATCCTTGCCATACCATTCTCGCTCTCCATGGGTCGCAAAGGCTCGCTTGCAGGCATCGCCACGGCGATTGGCCTGGCAATTACCTACTGGGTTGTTGCGCTCTTGTTTGAGTCGATGGGCAACGTCAACGCGCTGCCTCCGCTGCTTGCCGCCTGGACGCCTGATCTGCTCTTCGGCATCGCCGGAGTCTATTTATTGCTGCGGACATCCACCTGAGATTTATTTGCTGGCAGGAGTGATCGCCGTGGCGGGCAGGACCTCGTTCATGCTGCCGGAGCGATAGCCCTGGGTGTCGAGCGTGACGTAGCGAAAGCCAAGCGGCTTCAGGGCAGCGGTGATCCGGTCCAGCATCTCGATCGTCAGCGCACCTGCAAGCGCATCGCGAGCGATCTCGATGCGTGCCAGCTCGCCATGATGGCGGACGCGTACCTGCCGAAAACCGAGCTTGTGGAGCGCGTCTTCGGCCTGTTCAACCTGCGATAGATTTTCGCGCGTGACCGGCCTGCCATATTCAATGCGCGAAGCAAGACACGCTGATGCTGGTTTATCGGCAAGCGAAAGTCCGGCCTCACGCGCCAGCTGGCGAATCTCAGGTTTGGTGAGCTGCGCGGTTACCAGCGGAGCCACAGCGTGGTGCTGGGCCGCAGCCCGCTGGCCCGGGCGGAAGTCGCCACGGTCGTCGAGATTCATCCCATAGGCGATGTGCCGAAAGCCGCGTTCCGCGCGCGTCTGCTCCATGCGGGTGAAGAGTTCGTCTTTGCAATGGAAGCAGCGCTGCGCATCGTTACGCTGATAATCGGGATCATCCAGTTCAGCGGTCTTGAGCACTTCGAGCGGAATATTGTGCTCGGCTGCAAAGACGCTCGCCGCGGCAAGCTCAGCGCGCGGCAGTGAAGGCGAATCGGCGATGACCGCAAGCATCCTGTCCCCGAGCACATTGTGCGCCGCCCACGCAAGATAAGCCGAGTCCGTTCCGCCCGAGTAAGCAACGAGCACACTGTCCAGTTCCTCAAGAGCGGAGCGCAGTGCCGCGGATTTTTGTGCGAGGTCCATGCCTGCCTTCATGGTAAGGCTTTTGAGGCTACGCATGCACCTCGCGCTGTTTCGGCTAGCGGAGATGGGCTAGCGGAGATGGTCGAGGCGCTCAATCATCACGTCGGTCGACTTGATGAGAGCAGCGGCGGTGTCGCCCTTCTTCAGATGAAGCTCGCGCACAGCGCCGGCGGTGATGATGGAGGTGATATAGGCGTCACCAACAGCGAGCACTACCTCTGCAAGCAGGCCTTCAATTTGGATGCTGACGACCTTCCCGGCAAGCTGGTTGCGCCCGCTCACCTGGCGGAAGCGCTCGCGCGATTCTGTGGCGGGCTTGGACTTGTCTTTGGCGAGAAATGGCTTAAGCGATGACTCTGGGATGCGATGGTGACCGCCTGGCGTCTGCACAGTCTTGAGCTTTCCACCAAGAATCCATTGTTTGATGGTGGGATAGCTGATGCCAAGAAGGCGGGAGGCTTCACGTGGAGTCAGCATGTGCGCGGTGGTGGGCATGGCATAGATGTTGTAGCACTTTTGCCTGCGCTATGCACCTGTAAATCCCGGCGCATATACTGCCTGTTCAGAGACGAGGTGCGTATGCGGTGTCGAGGAATCGTCGCAGGAGCAGCCCTTGCCGTGTTCGCAGTTGCCGGCCTGGGCGCGCAGATGAATATGTCCGGTCACGACATGGGTATGCAGATGAAGGACGTTCCTGCTCCGGACAAGCTGCCCGCGCCGGTGAAGATGACCGGCATCGGCAACAGCTATCTGGCGATTAAGGCGACACCCGAGGCGCAGGCGTGGTTCGAGCAAGGCTTGAATCTGTTGCACGATTTCTGGGATTACGAGTCGGCGAAGGCCTTTGAGCAGGGGATTCGCGTGAACCCAAACTGCGCGATGTGCTACTGGGGGCTTTATCAGGCGCTGATGATGCGCACTGGGAAGACGACTGCTTATACCGATGCGGCGCTGGCGAGCGCAGTCCGTTTGAGAAAGAAGGCGGGAAAGCAGAGCCAGCCTTATCTTGACGCAGCTGTTGCGGACAACGGTGTCGAAGTTGGCCCGGGAAAGAACGTAAAGGAGATCGCCATCTGGCGCGAAGCCGTGAAGAAGTACCCGAAGGACCTGCAGGCGAAGATATTTCTGGCCGAGAGCGTCCGCGATGGCTACGACGAGAACGGCAATCCCAGGAAAGGGCAACAGGAGGCGATCTCGATCCTTGAAGAGGTCTTGAAGCAAAAGCCGGACGACTCGGCCGCGAACCACTATTGGATTCATGCGATCGAGCCGGGCGCGCACCCTGAGCAGGCGTTGCACAGCGCGACTGTGCTGGCGGGTCTGGCCCCGGCCTCTGGGCACATGGTCCACATGCCTGGACACATCTTCTATCGCGTAGGCGACTATGCGCAGGCAGAGCATTGGTTCGCTGCTTCAACTGCGGTTGACGAGAGCTACATGCGCGAACAGCACGTGAGCGTTGACGATGACTGGAACTACATCCACAACCTGATGTATGGCGTTGCAAACCTGATGGAGGAGGGCAAGCTGCATGATGCCGTCCTGCTTTCGCGCAAGCTTCCAGGTGGTCGTGGCGAGGATGCTGCGACGTTGTACATAGGCTCGCCGCGCGATGGAATAGCGCGTCTGGATGAGCAATTACCGGTTGCGATGCGACTGGGCGACTGGGCCGGAGTCGAGAAGATGGCGGCGGAGAGCAAGCCTGAGGCGCGTTTTGAAAACCTGAACCTGTTGGCTGGACAGTTAAAAGACTTTGCAGCAGGAATGCTGGCCGTTGAAAGCGGCGATGTAGCTGGAGCGCAGACCTCTTCGCTGCGATTGGACGCTGCGCTCTGGCGCATGTGGGAGCAGATGAAGGACGCGCCGAAGCCAAAGAAGCCGTCGCCATCCGCGCCGGTACAGGTGGCTGTGATGCCGGACGCGCTGCCCGGCCCGCTGCTGTCGAATCTGGCAGTGATGTCGTTGGAGTTGCGAGCTTCGATCCTGGCGGCACAAAAAAAGTTGCCGGAGTCGAAGAAGGTTTTCTCTGAAGCCGCGCGTGAAGAGAAGGAGCTGGGCTACCGCGAGCCTCCCGTCTATATCCGTCCAGTGGGCGAAACCGAGGGCGCAGCCCTGATGCGTGCGGGAGACTACACCGGAGCGCATGCCGCTTACGTAGCGGCGCTCGCAGAGCGGCCGAAATCAGGCTTCGGCTTGTACGGCGAAGCACAGAGCAGCGAAGCCGCAGGCAACATGGCACAGGCGCGCAAAGAATATGCGGAGTTTCTCACGGTCTGGAAAAATGCCGACCAGAGGCTGCCGGAGCTCGCGCACGCACGCGAATACCTGGCCGGTGAGAAGGTCCTGGCTAGCACAAGCGCAGCACCGAAAAACTAAATAGCCTTACTGGTATTTGCTGTTGAACTCGTTCCAGATATCAGCATCAACGGGCACACCCAGCCGCATGTTCTCTTCTCTCAACTGCAGCGTTTGCTCACCCGGATAGCGAAGAGGCTTGTCGGCGTTGAGCGGCGTTGTGCCATGCAGATGATCGATGATGCCGTCCGCAATGCCCGTCAGTTCGCCAGCAGGAGCAAGGTTGGCCGGGTCAATCGCAAGAAAGACCTGCGACTGTCCAGCCTCGCGAAGCGGGTCCAAGCCAAGTTGATACGTCGCCAACCCACCGGAGAGCATTGCGCCTACCATGTCGAGCACAAGTGACAGCCCCGATCCTTTCCAATAGCCGATGGGCAGCGCACGTTGCGTAGCTTCAATCGCTGCGGCATCCGTGGTGAGATTGCCTTTCTCGTCGAAGCCGCCGGGGACGGGCAGCGGCGCATTGCGCTTGCTGTAGGCCGCGAGCGTTCCATAGGAAAACTGCGACATCGCCATGTCAAGCACGATATGGCCTTCGGGGCGCGGAACGGCGATGACGAGTGGGTTGTTGCCAACCGTAGGTACGGCGGTTCCCCATGCGGGAAGATTGGGCAGCGTGTTCGACCAGCAGAGCGCGAAGAGTCCAGTCTCCGCCGCGAGCCAGCCGTATGTTCCGCCACGCATCCAGTGATTGGTGTTGGCTAACGCAAGCGCAGCGACGCCGTGCTCTTTGGCCAATGTGATCGTGCGCTGCATTGCGGCGTAAGCATTCAGATTGCCTATACCACGATGCCCATCCCATCGCTCGATGGCTCCAAATGTTGTGGTTAGAGTAGGCTCTGCGTGGACATTAATGCTGCCGTTCCGCACCATCGCGGCAAAGCGCGGGAAACGATTGAGGCCGTGTGTGTAGACCCCATCGCGTGTAGTCTCTGCAAAGAGACGCGCACTGAGCGCAGCACGCTCTTCCGAGAGTCCCAGGTGCAACATGGCTTTGCGGAGTGCGGCATAAAGATCGTCGAAGGAAACTCGCATCATGGTTCCATGCTAAAACGCGACAGAGAGCAGGGAAGAGTGGCCGGAGAAAGTTCGTGCATCTTTAGTTTTCATTTGTAAAAGCCATTTGTTAAACCTGATTGCTATTGGTAACTTTGAAAGTGCAACCGGTTTGAGGAGCGTCTGAATGGATGTGGTGAAAGCAATGCGTGGCGCGGTGGCCCCGAAGCCTAGAATAGCAAGGCCTATCGTATTAGTAGGTGCAGGCGGCATCGCGCACGATGCTCATCTTCCTGCCTACAAAAAGGCAGGTTTCGA
This is a stretch of genomic DNA from Edaphobacter acidisoli. It encodes these proteins:
- a CDS encoding helix-turn-helix transcriptional regulator; this translates as MPTTAHMLTPREASRLLGISYPTIKQWILGGKLKTVQTPGGHHRIPESSLKPFLAKDKSKPATESRERFRQVSGRNQLAGKVVSIQIEGLLAEVVLAVGDAYITSIITAGAVRELHLKKGDTAAALIKSTDVMIERLDHLR
- a CDS encoding MarC family protein, with the translated sequence MLLLWKHFAIAFSALLPLVNPLGSALIFLGLVGDAPPPVFRALARRIAINTVIFFAIVDLVGSTILDFFGISLPIVEFSGGIVIAAIAWTMLNQSDPSPDTEKVQAAVQIQASDVEGKLLQKSFYPFTFPITVGPGCIVVMLTLSAHLPQHPLTDSVFAHAGLMLAVVLLSATVYFCYAYAPRLTRAISPSTAHGILRVISFILLCIGVQIAWNGLEPLLRSVLHK
- the lptG gene encoding LPS export ABC transporter permease LptG; translated protein: MRIFTRYILREVTSHALLGGALFTFVILMRDLGKVLDLVVRDSASFGDVLRIIAYTLPPALTVTIPMAVLVGILLGLSRLAADSEITAMRASGMGALDFVGIVSIVSAVGLALSLFNSLYLAPRAASGLISMGETLKNSQASFEVQPRVFYEDFKNYVLYMQDVTPGAGAAKWRHVFLADLTQPATPHITTADSAIVVAGAPNSPDAQTIRLHLLNGGQHEISPTNPAQYDISTFSSMDIPIQTEAPGDTHLGRLDTPIVALSLPELWRRGRAYDASNPDHPPSIYRIQFNKRFSYPFACLVLMLIGVPLGLASKRGGKSTGFVLTIVLVFIYYFLSSVGEAFAKSGRLSPFLGIWGANLIFAAAGAFFLYQMSRGGVALGVFASIGAWLSNLATRLTSGAGPDSLASRLTPDVATLLRRFRSTFRVQFPLLLDDYVMREYATNFGLVLFSFSTLFVIFTFFELIGDIFRNRTPLVTVGEYLINLIPFILYNVTPLCALVAVLITFGALSRTSEMTAMKSSGISLYRIITPVLVTTLLISATLFAFDELYLPAANRRQEALRSIIKDKPAQTFLRPDINWISGETTHNGDPSRIFYYQFFNADKDSFANITVFEFDPNTFALVKRIFATSANWDPRVNSWVFVNGWERTFSGETVSNYQPFTVTTFPEVKEQPSYFKKEFLPSQEMSYAELSHYIDDLRQSGFNTRQLSVQLNKKLAYPLITLVMAILAIPFSLSMGRKGSLAGIATAIGLAITYWVVALLFESMGNVNALPPLLAAWTPDLLFGIAGVYLLLRTST
- the yiaK gene encoding 3-dehydro-L-gulonate 2-dehydrogenase: MMRVSFDDLYAALRKAMLHLGLSEERAALSARLFAETTRDGVYTHGLNRFPRFAAMVRNGSINVHAEPTLTTTFGAIERWDGHRGIGNLNAYAAMQRTITLAKEHGVAALALANTNHWMRGGTYGWLAAETGLFALCWSNTLPNLPAWGTAVPTVGNNPLVIAVPRPEGHIVLDMAMSQFSYGTLAAYSKRNAPLPVPGGFDEKGNLTTDAAAIEATQRALPIGYWKGSGLSLVLDMVGAMLSGGLATYQLGLDPLREAGQSQVFLAIDPANLAPAGELTGIADGIIDHLHGTTPLNADKPLRYPGEQTLQLREENMRLGVPVDADIWNEFNSKYQ
- a CDS encoding response regulator transcription factor, producing MDTSAPLIAVVEDEEHLAQGLLFNLQADGYRTRHEADGDAALAWLMNPDEEIAAVILDCMLPGTDGFEIARALRRAQRYTPILMLTARSRPEDILEGIEAGADDYLPKPFDLNILLVRLKSLLRRTAWHSAAIVEQQAPPDEYAFNHRTIRFDTLELIAPNRMTHLTVMEADLLRHFTSHQGEIVSRKDILEQVWRVHEDTDTRAIDNFIVRLRRYIEDDPAQPKHLVTVRGIGYRFLPNP
- the larE gene encoding ATP-dependent sacrificial sulfur transferase LarE, which codes for MRSLKSLTMKAGMDLAQKSAALRSALEELDSVLVAYSGGTDSAYLAWAAHNVLGDRMLAVIADSPSLPRAELAAASVFAAEHNIPLEVLKTAELDDPDYQRNDAQRCFHCKDELFTRMEQTRAERGFRHIAYGMNLDDRGDFRPGQRAAAQHHAVAPLVTAQLTKPEIRQLAREAGLSLADKPASACLASRIEYGRPVTRENLSQVEQAEDALHKLGFRQVRVRHHGELARIEIARDALAGALTIEMLDRITAALKPLGFRYVTLDTQGYRSGSMNEVLPATAITPASK
- a CDS encoding tetratricopeptide repeat protein, producing the protein MRCRGIVAGAALAVFAVAGLGAQMNMSGHDMGMQMKDVPAPDKLPAPVKMTGIGNSYLAIKATPEAQAWFEQGLNLLHDFWDYESAKAFEQGIRVNPNCAMCYWGLYQALMMRTGKTTAYTDAALASAVRLRKKAGKQSQPYLDAAVADNGVEVGPGKNVKEIAIWREAVKKYPKDLQAKIFLAESVRDGYDENGNPRKGQQEAISILEEVLKQKPDDSAANHYWIHAIEPGAHPEQALHSATVLAGLAPASGHMVHMPGHIFYRVGDYAQAEHWFAASTAVDESYMREQHVSVDDDWNYIHNLMYGVANLMEEGKLHDAVLLSRKLPGGRGEDAATLYIGSPRDGIARLDEQLPVAMRLGDWAGVEKMAAESKPEARFENLNLLAGQLKDFAAGMLAVESGDVAGAQTSSLRLDAALWRMWEQMKDAPKPKKPSPSAPVQVAVMPDALPGPLLSNLAVMSLELRASILAAQKKLPESKKVFSEAAREEKELGYREPPVYIRPVGETEGAALMRAGDYTGAHAAYVAALAERPKSGFGLYGEAQSSEAAGNMAQARKEYAEFLTVWKNADQRLPELAHAREYLAGEKVLASTSAAPKN